The following nucleotide sequence is from Achromobacter spanius.
TGAACGTGCGGGCGGCGTTTGTGAGCGCGCTGGCGGGCGACGCCGTCAATCACGACACGCATTTCCGCGTGGAAGGGCCCATCGTGACGCAGCTGATGTCGGTGTTTGCGCACGACTGGAATTTCACGACGCATGAATCGCTGCCGGCACGGCCCTGGTTTGATCCGCACGCATTGCCGCCCACCGGCAACGTGCCGATGCGCTGCGTGCCGTCGGGGCCGGACCGTGCGCTGGGCAGTTCGCACAACATTTTGCTGGGTGCGCTGGCGGTGGCGCAGCGCCACGTGCGCATTCAATCGCCCTACTTTCTGCCCGACCAGACGCTGATCGGCGCGCTGGGCACCGCCGCGCGGCGCGGTATTCAGGTGGATATCGTCATCCCCAACAAGAACAACCTGCGGCTGGTGGATTACGCCATGTCGGCGCAACTGGACCAGGTGGTGCGCACCGGCTGCCGCGTGTGGCGAGCGCTGGGCACCTTCGACCATTCGAAGCTGATGACGGTGGACGACGCCTGGGCCTACGTGGGGTCATCGAACCTGGACCCGCGCAGCCTGCGCCTGAATTTTGAGCTGGACAGCGAAATCTATGACCCTACCGTGGCACGCTGGATCGGCAACCGGATCGATGGGCTGATCGCGAATTCCAAAGCGGAAACGCTGGAAACCCTGACCAGCACGCCATTCGCCAAGCGGCTGCGCAACAAGGTCATCTGGCTGGCCACACCGTATCTCTGACGCATCAAAAGCGGCCACGGTAATCTTGCACGATGCGTTACGAACTCACCGACCTTCGCCTGTTCCTTGCGATTGCCGAGGCACAAAGCCTGTCGGGCGGCGCCAATACGGTCCACCTGACCGCCTCGTCCGCCAGCTACCGGCTGAAGAACCTGGAAATGGCAATGGGCGTGCCGCTGTTCAAGCGCGAGGCACGCGGCATGGAGTTGACAGCGGAAGGCGCGTTTGTGCTCAAGCATGTGCGCTCGCTGCTGGCCGGCGTGGAGCGCATGCATGGTGAAGTCAGCGGCTTTGCCAGCGGCCTGAAAGGCAGCGTCAAGCTATTCGCCAACAGCAGTTCGTTGAACGGGTTCATCGTACCCAGCCTGAGCCGCTTTCTGTCGGCCAACCCGAATGTGAACATCCTGCTGGAAGAGCGCTCCAGCAACACGATCGAGGCCGCCATCGCGGGGCAGGAAGCGGATATCGGCA
It contains:
- the cls gene encoding cardiolipin synthase; amino-acid sequence: MDRIHAILIDYWPHLVFAVSIVAGTGAAVHAAMTKQDVRAAIGWVGVALFSPLFGALFYFVAGINRIRKTRVSQQRDETMVVDAEQVDTLPVDVVAVSGPQFASLKVLGDRVSQFRLLGGNAVQPLAGGDEAYPAMMQAIRDAQHAIAMQSYIFDNDEIGREMAQALIEAQARGVQVRVLIDAIGSKYSRPPIVRMLARGGVPVARFMTNPLGVLRMPYANLRSHRKVLVIDGRVGFTGGMNVRAAFVSALAGDAVNHDTHFRVEGPIVTQLMSVFAHDWNFTTHESLPARPWFDPHALPPTGNVPMRCVPSGPDRALGSSHNILLGALAVAQRHVRIQSPYFLPDQTLIGALGTAARRGIQVDIVIPNKNNLRLVDYAMSAQLDQVVRTGCRVWRALGTFDHSKLMTVDDAWAYVGSSNLDPRSLRLNFELDSEIYDPTVARWIGNRIDGLIANSKAETLETLTSTPFAKRLRNKVIWLATPYL